The following is a genomic window from Kitasatospora fiedleri.
GGCCCCCTACGGCGACCGGGTCCTCGCCCTGCCGCTGGACGTCACCAGCCCCGACGCGGCCCGCACGGCCGTCGACGCCGCACTCGCCCGCTTCGGCCGCATCGACGTCCTGGTCAACAACGCGGGGTACGCCAACGTCTCGCCGGTGGAGAGCGCGGACGACGACGACTTCCGCGCCCAGTTCGAGACCAACTTCTGGGGCGTCTACCACGTCACCAAGGCCGCGCTGCCCGCCCTGCGACGGCAGCGGGCGGGCACCGTCGTCCAGTTCTCCTCGATCGGCGGGCGAGTCGGCGGCTCCCCGGGCATCGCCTCCTACCAGGCGGCCAAGTTCGCCGTCGACGGCTTCACCCGGGCGCTGGCGGCGGAGACCGCCCCGTTCGGCATCCGCTTCATGGTCGTCGAACCGAGCGGCTTCGCCACCGACTGGGCCGGCTCGTCGATGACCGTCCACCCCGTCCCGGAGGCGTACGAGGAGACCGTGGGCGCGATGAACCGCCGGGTGCGCCAGAGCACTTCCGGCGCCGCGGGCGACCCGCGGCGGGCGGCCGGGATCATCGTGCGCACCGTCCACCGCGGCCGGGTCCCGGGCCACCTGCTCCTCGGCGTCAACGCCGTGGAGATGGCGCTCGACCACTCCCGCCGCCAACTGGCCGAGGCGAGCGCCTGGGAGAAGGTGAGCCGCTCGGCCGACTTCGCCGAGCCCCACCCCGTCGACCTGCCGCCCGAGACGGCCTGAGTGCCTGACGGCCTGAGTGCCTGACGGCCTGTCGCCCCGCTCCTGCTCCGTCCCGGCCGGACGGGTCCGATCCGGGGTGCCGGAACGTTTCGGTGCGTCAAGAACCTTGGCCATGTCCGGTGGTGCCGCCCCGTCGAGCGGTACCTTCGCACCCGGGCCCGCCCGCGGCGACCCACCGAAACGTTCCGCCCGAAAGGCGCCCCGATGACCGTCGATCTCGACAAGTACTTCACCCGCATCGCGTGGGACGGCGATCGGGCCCCCACCCTCGCCACCCTCCGCTCCCTCCACCGCGCCCACGTCCTCGGCATCCCGTTCGAGAACCTGGACGTCGTGATCGGCGAGGTGCCGTCGCTGGACCTCCGCGACCTCCAGGCCAAGCTGGTCGAATCCGCCCGCGGCGGCTACTGCTTCGAGCACAACAGCCTGTTCGCCGCCGTCCTCGAACGGCTGGGCTTCGCCGTCCGCCGCCTCACCGGCCGGGTCCGGGCCGGGGCCCGCCCGTGGGAGGAGCGCCCCCGCACCCACATGGTGCTGGCCGTCGAGATACCCGGCGTCCCCGGCCGGTACCTCGCGGACGTCGGGTACGGCAACACCGGCGCACTGCTGGAACCGCTGCCGATGGTCCCCGGACAGGAGCACGAGACCGCCGGCCGCCGGCACCGCCTGGTCCTGGAGGAGGCCGACGGCCCGGCCCCGATCTGGGTGGTGCAGGTCCGCGGCAGCGGCGGCTGGCAGGACCAGACCGCCTTCACCATGGACCGGGTACCCGTCGCCGACCTCGTGCTCGGCAACTGGTTCACCGCCACCTACCCGCGCTCACCCTTCCACCGGCTCTACGTCCAGCGCACCCTCGCCACCGGCCACCACCTCCTGCTCGACGGAACCACCTTCGTCCGCACCGCACCCGACGGAACCCGCTCCGTCCGGGAGATCGAGAACCCCGGCGACCTCCGGGACCTCCTGCACACCGAGTTCGGCCTCACCCCGCCCGCCGGCTTCCGCCCGCCGACCCGCCGCGCCTGATCCGCACCACCACCGGCGACGGGGCCGGGGCCGTCGACGGGGCCGGTCGGGGCGGCCGCACCCTCCGCGCCCCTTGCCCCTGGCCCTCGTCGGCGGGCACGCTCGACTGCACGTCGAATCCGACACCCGGGGCCCCGTGAACGACATCGACCGTCGCAACCGCCGCAACCGCCCCAACCGCCGAGGCGCCCTGGGCTGCC
Proteins encoded in this region:
- a CDS encoding arylamine N-acetyltransferase family protein, which encodes MTVDLDKYFTRIAWDGDRAPTLATLRSLHRAHVLGIPFENLDVVIGEVPSLDLRDLQAKLVESARGGYCFEHNSLFAAVLERLGFAVRRLTGRVRAGARPWEERPRTHMVLAVEIPGVPGRYLADVGYGNTGALLEPLPMVPGQEHETAGRRHRLVLEEADGPAPIWVVQVRGSGGWQDQTAFTMDRVPVADLVLGNWFTATYPRSPFHRLYVQRTLATGHHLLLDGTTFVRTAPDGTRSVREIENPGDLRDLLHTEFGLTPPAGFRPPTRRA
- a CDS encoding SDR family NAD(P)-dependent oxidoreductase yields the protein MSEHAHSTRQVWFITGSSRGLGRALAVAALDAGDLVVATARRPEALAEELAPYGDRVLALPLDVTSPDAARTAVDAALARFGRIDVLVNNAGYANVSPVESADDDDFRAQFETNFWGVYHVTKAALPALRRQRAGTVVQFSSIGGRVGGSPGIASYQAAKFAVDGFTRALAAETAPFGIRFMVVEPSGFATDWAGSSMTVHPVPEAYEETVGAMNRRVRQSTSGAAGDPRRAAGIIVRTVHRGRVPGHLLLGVNAVEMALDHSRRQLAEASAWEKVSRSADFAEPHPVDLPPETA